The Pirellulales bacterium genome window below encodes:
- a CDS encoding sugar kinase, protein MPALTLRPAAECELDFLSLGAVVHRLDPGVIPFRQARSFEVHVSGGEYNVSANLASCFGLRTGVATAMVDNGIGELVEARIRETGVRPFYKRFKHDGVRGPNIATVYSDRGQGVRAPVVFYNRANEAGALLKPGDFDWHAIFSRGVRWFHSGGIFAALSDTTSQTIIEGMQAAKAAGAVVSFDLNYRAKLWATLAGGNEKGRQVMRSIVENVDLLIGNEEDLQLGLGIAGPEGHAGAGKLDPGAFFGMIERVRAEFPGVKGVATTLREVKSTNRHDWAAVVVLGDEQLVSPTMQLDVIDRIGGGDGFAAGLLFGLLDGRPTEQALRLGWAHGALLTTFPGDVSMAKLSEVESLAAGGSARVQR, encoded by the coding sequence ATGCCCGCCCTTACGCTTCGTCCCGCTGCGGAATGCGAACTTGACTTCCTCTCGCTGGGGGCCGTCGTCCATCGGCTCGACCCCGGGGTGATCCCCTTCCGGCAAGCCCGGTCGTTCGAGGTCCACGTCTCCGGAGGCGAGTACAACGTCTCCGCGAACTTGGCGAGCTGTTTCGGGCTGCGCACCGGCGTCGCCACGGCCATGGTCGACAACGGCATCGGCGAACTCGTCGAGGCCCGCATCCGCGAGACGGGGGTCCGCCCGTTCTACAAACGCTTTAAGCACGACGGCGTGCGCGGGCCGAACATCGCCACGGTCTACAGCGACCGCGGCCAGGGGGTGCGGGCGCCGGTCGTGTTCTACAACCGAGCCAACGAAGCGGGCGCCCTGCTCAAGCCGGGCGACTTCGACTGGCACGCCATCTTCAGCCGCGGCGTACGGTGGTTCCATTCGGGCGGGATCTTCGCCGCCCTGTCCGACACGACCTCGCAGACGATCATCGAAGGAATGCAGGCCGCCAAGGCCGCGGGCGCCGTCGTCTCGTTCGACCTCAACTACCGCGCCAAGTTGTGGGCCACGCTTGCGGGAGGAAACGAGAAGGGGCGGCAGGTGATGCGCAGCATCGTCGAGAACGTCGACCTGTTGATCGGCAACGAGGAGGACCTGCAACTGGGCCTGGGGATCGCCGGTCCCGAGGGGCACGCCGGAGCCGGCAAGCTCGATCCCGGCGCGTTCTTCGGCATGATCGAACGCGTCCGGGCCGAATTCCCCGGCGTGAAGGGGGTCGCCACGACGCTCCGCGAGGTGAAAAGCACCAACCGGCACGACTGGGCTGCGGTCGTCGTGTTGGGGGACGAACAGCTCGTGAGCCCGACGATGCAGCTCGACGTGATCGACCGCATCGGCGGCGGCGACGGATTCGCCGCGGGGCTGCTGTTCGGACTCCTCGACGGCCGACCGACCGAACAAGCCCTCCGCCTCGGCTGGGCCCACGGCGCGCTGCTGACCACGTTCCCCGGCGACGTCTCGATGGCCAAGCTGAGCGAAGTGGAATCCCTCGCCGCCGGCGGCTCGGCCCGCGTTCAGCGGTGA
- a CDS encoding SDR family oxidoreductase, whose product MASDLFKLDGAAAAVLGGTGALGGAMAEALAAAGAKVAVVGRSAERGAERVRAIEAAGGTAMFQSADALDLVSLCAARDAIAAQLGPVTVLVNAAGGNRPEATLPPGADFCKLPLEAWRDVFDLNLVGGSLLPCQAFGEGMLAAGRGSVINIASMSGMIPLSRVVAYSAAKAAVINFTQFLAREWATHGVRVNAISPGFFPADQNRKLLFNDDGSYTERGGQIISHTPMARFGEASELAGAVVWLASHRASSFVTGQNIVVDGGFSSTTI is encoded by the coding sequence ATGGCGAGCGATTTGTTCAAACTCGACGGCGCGGCGGCCGCCGTTCTCGGCGGGACGGGCGCCCTGGGGGGCGCCATGGCCGAGGCCCTCGCTGCCGCCGGCGCCAAGGTGGCCGTCGTCGGACGCAGCGCCGAGCGCGGCGCCGAGCGGGTCCGCGCGATCGAAGCCGCCGGCGGCACGGCGATGTTTCAATCGGCCGATGCGCTCGATCTCGTTTCGCTCTGCGCGGCGCGCGACGCGATCGCCGCGCAACTCGGCCCCGTGACGGTGCTAGTGAACGCGGCCGGAGGGAACCGCCCCGAGGCGACGCTCCCCCCCGGCGCCGACTTCTGCAAGCTGCCGCTCGAAGCGTGGCGCGACGTGTTCGACCTGAACCTCGTCGGCGGTTCGCTCCTGCCGTGCCAGGCGTTCGGAGAGGGAATGCTCGCCGCAGGGCGGGGGAGCGTCATCAACATCGCCTCGATGTCGGGCATGATCCCGCTCTCGCGCGTCGTGGCGTACTCGGCGGCCAAGGCGGCGGTGATCAACTTCACGCAGTTCCTGGCCCGCGAGTGGGCGACCCACGGCGTGCGGGTCAACGCAATTAGCCCCGGTTTCTTCCCTGCCGATCAAAACCGCAAGCTGCTGTTCAACGACGACGGCAGCTACACCGAGCGGGGCGGTCAGATCATCTCCCACACCCCGATGGCCCGCTTCGGCGAAGCGAGCGAACTGGCCGGCGCCGTCGTCTGGCTGGCTTCGCACCGGGCCTCGTCGTTCGTCACCGGTCAGAACATCGTCGTCGACGGGGGATTCTCGTCGACGACGATTTGA
- the metG gene encoding methionine--tRNA ligase: MPRRILVTAALPYANGHIHIGHLVEYIQTDVWVRFQKLRGHDCRFMCADDTHGTAIMIRARQEGRSEEAVVADMQAAHERDFAEFDIEFDNYGSTHSEENRALCAEIWAKIRAAGLVKERNVEQLFDPEAGTFLADRFVRGTCPKCGAKDQPGDNCSACGHHYSPIDLVDPVSKLSGATPVVKSSPHLFIELEQLHGFLAEWTQTGSALQAEIVNYLQGHFLGEPLRDWDVSRPAPYFGFEIPDSPGNYWYVWFDAPIGYMASTKQWCDRTGAKFDDWWKSTKTEIHHFIGKDITYFHTLFWPGMLKTAGYSLPTKVRIHGFLTVDGEKMSKSKGTFVAARTYLNRLDPSYLRYFYAAKLSSRVDDLDLSLDEFQAKVNTDLVGKVVNLASRTAKFVEKTGLSARYPDDGGLFEHAAALGEELAAAYEACDYSRAMRLVMGLADRANPYVEENKPWELRKDPAQASRLQDVCTVALNLFRQLAVYLAPVLPKLAQQTGELLGDPITSWDQAAAPLVGTPVAKFRHMLQRVDEKDLHAMIEDSKDQSVPASASPDGPASDASAPSGASADTWNDDGAPLAAEPLAEECTIDDFAKVDLRVARIVEADGVPEARKLLKLKLSLGGGVTKQVFAGIKSAYEPEQLVGRLVVCVANLKPRQMKFGLSEGMVVAAGGEGEVFLLTPDDGAKPGHRLH; this comes from the coding sequence ATGCCCCGTCGGATCCTCGTCACCGCCGCCTTGCCCTACGCGAACGGGCATATCCACATCGGCCACCTGGTCGAGTACATCCAGACCGACGTCTGGGTCCGCTTCCAGAAGCTGCGGGGGCACGACTGCCGGTTCATGTGCGCCGACGACACGCACGGCACGGCGATCATGATCCGGGCCCGGCAGGAAGGCCGCAGCGAGGAGGCGGTCGTCGCCGACATGCAGGCGGCGCACGAACGGGACTTCGCCGAGTTCGATATCGAGTTCGACAACTACGGCAGCACCCACAGCGAGGAAAATCGCGCGCTGTGCGCCGAGATCTGGGCCAAAATCCGCGCCGCGGGGCTCGTCAAGGAGCGGAACGTCGAACAACTGTTCGATCCCGAGGCGGGGACCTTTCTCGCCGATCGGTTCGTCCGCGGCACGTGTCCCAAGTGCGGCGCCAAAGACCAGCCCGGCGACAACTGCAGCGCCTGCGGCCATCACTACAGTCCGATCGATCTCGTGGACCCGGTCAGCAAGCTGAGCGGCGCGACGCCGGTCGTAAAAAGCTCGCCCCATCTGTTCATCGAACTGGAGCAACTCCACGGCTTCCTCGCTGAGTGGACCCAAACGGGCTCGGCCCTGCAGGCCGAGATCGTCAATTATCTGCAAGGGCACTTCCTGGGCGAGCCGCTGCGAGACTGGGACGTGTCGCGCCCGGCGCCGTACTTCGGCTTCGAGATCCCCGACTCGCCCGGCAATTACTGGTACGTCTGGTTCGACGCCCCCATCGGATACATGGCTTCGACCAAGCAGTGGTGCGACCGTACGGGCGCCAAGTTCGACGACTGGTGGAAATCCACCAAAACAGAAATACACCACTTCATCGGCAAGGACATCACCTACTTCCACACGTTGTTCTGGCCGGGGATGCTGAAGACCGCCGGGTACAGCCTGCCGACGAAGGTCCGCATCCACGGCTTCCTGACCGTCGACGGCGAGAAAATGTCCAAGAGCAAGGGGACCTTCGTCGCCGCGCGGACGTATCTCAACCGGCTCGATCCCAGCTACCTGCGCTACTTCTACGCCGCGAAGCTCAGCTCGCGGGTCGACGATCTCGACCTGTCGCTCGACGAGTTTCAGGCCAAGGTGAACACCGATCTGGTGGGCAAGGTCGTCAACCTGGCCAGCCGCACCGCGAAGTTCGTCGAGAAAACCGGACTGTCCGCCCGGTACCCCGACGACGGCGGGTTGTTCGAGCATGCGGCTGCGCTCGGCGAGGAGCTCGCCGCGGCGTACGAGGCATGCGACTACAGCCGGGCCATGCGGCTAGTGATGGGGCTCGCCGATCGGGCCAATCCGTACGTCGAAGAAAACAAGCCCTGGGAGCTGCGCAAGGACCCCGCCCAAGCGAGCCGGCTGCAGGACGTCTGCACGGTGGCGCTCAACCTGTTCCGGCAACTCGCCGTATACCTCGCCCCGGTGCTGCCGAAGCTCGCCCAGCAGACGGGCGAGCTCCTAGGCGATCCGATCACGAGTTGGGACCAAGCGGCCGCCCCATTGGTCGGCACGCCGGTCGCCAAGTTCCGGCACATGCTTCAGCGCGTCGATGAAAAGGACCTTCACGCCATGATCGAAGACAGCAAAGACCAGTCCGTCCCGGCGTCAGCTTCCCCGGACGGCCCGGCGTCGGACGCTTCAGCGCCCAGCGGCGCAAGCGCCGACACGTGGAACGACGACGGCGCCCCGCTCGCCGCCGAGCCGCTCGCCGAGGAGTGCACGATCGACGATTTCGCCAAGGTCGACCTCCGCGTCGCCCGCATCGTCGAGGCCGACGGGGTCCCCGAGGCCCGCAAGCTGCTCAAACTCAAGCTGAGCCTGGGCGGGGGCGTCACGAAGCAGGTCTTTGCCGGGATCAAAAGCGCGTACGAGCCCGAGCAACTCGTCGGCCGGCTCGTGGTCTGCGTCGCGAATCTCAAACCGCGGCAAATGAAGTTCGGCCTGAGCGAGGGAATGGTCGTCGCCGCGGGAGGCGAGGGGGAGGTGTTCCTGCTGACCCCCGACGACGGGGCGAAGCCGGGACATCGGCTCCACTAG
- a CDS encoding ferritin, translated as MLTDKVQSAINDQINNELFSSYSYLSMAAWCEHEQFTGCAHWLRLQSAEEYAHAMKLYDFLIARNGRVLLRPIAQPEVDFPSIPQVFEASLAQEQRVSAQIDALYELAFHEKAFAALVELEWFITEQVEEEKSAREIVHKFNMVKDDPASLLDLDRELAARVAEPGGA; from the coding sequence ATGTTGACCGACAAAGTTCAAAGCGCGATCAACGACCAGATCAACAACGAGCTGTTCTCGTCGTACAGCTACCTCTCGATGGCCGCGTGGTGCGAGCACGAGCAGTTCACCGGCTGCGCCCACTGGCTGCGGCTGCAAAGCGCCGAGGAATACGCCCATGCGATGAAGTTGTACGACTTCCTCATCGCGCGGAACGGCCGGGTGCTGCTCAGGCCGATCGCTCAACCCGAGGTGGACTTCCCGTCGATCCCGCAGGTGTTCGAGGCGTCGCTCGCCCAAGAACAACGGGTCAGCGCTCAGATCGACGCCCTCTATGAACTGGCGTTCCACGAAAAGGCGTTCGCGGCGCTCGTGGAACTCGAATGGTTCATCACCGAGCAAGTCGAGGAAGAGAAATCGGCCCGCGAGATCGTCCACAAATTCAACATGGTCAAAGACGATCCGGCGTCGCTGTTGGACCTCGATCGCGAGCTCGCCGCACGGGTCGCCGAGCCGGGCGGGGCGTGA
- a CDS encoding dicarboxylate/amino acid:cation symporter has product MTRNRLALHWQILIAMLLAAAIGIGLNAGAGGRQLAQPIEIKPGSIQKVGMKAPVAVPAGRFWSLDSSQRTLIQFDEVVDKAGPGATYRTRRWAIGPEQDVDDLAQELGEPWPELPPQAADAPAPRRHAPTIKQLAALDGPAYALFAAEGRSLARATGDYAQLIGDLFLRMLKMVSVPLIIVSLVSGVVGLGHAESLGRMFGRTMLYYASTSLIAICVGLAMVNIIRPGVGRALQAVEAVEAPQGQSLAAVLYEQLLALIPENPFAAAAQGQFLSIIAFSLLFGVCTILVGGKSAERIRELIDAAFEVMMKITMLIIALAPFGVFFLMLSATATEGSAIFGSLGWYMLTVALALGFHAGVVLPAILKFVAKRNPREFAQAMSPALFTAFSSASSNGTLPLTLNCVEQRAGVSNRVGAFVLPLGATINMDGTALYEAVAVLFIAQMTGHDLSLAQQAIVALTALLASIGAAGIPHAGLVMMVIILQAVGLPAESQGLIIAVDRVLDMARTMVNVWSDSCGCAVIARFEEAPRPA; this is encoded by the coding sequence ATGACTCGCAACCGCTTGGCTCTCCACTGGCAGATCCTCATTGCCATGCTGCTGGCCGCGGCGATCGGCATCGGCCTGAACGCGGGCGCCGGCGGGCGGCAACTCGCCCAGCCGATCGAGATCAAGCCCGGTTCGATCCAGAAGGTCGGCATGAAGGCCCCCGTCGCCGTCCCTGCGGGGCGGTTCTGGTCGCTCGATTCGTCGCAGCGCACGCTGATTCAGTTCGACGAAGTCGTCGACAAAGCCGGCCCCGGAGCGACCTACCGCACCCGGCGCTGGGCGATCGGCCCCGAACAGGACGTCGACGACCTCGCACAAGAGTTGGGCGAACCGTGGCCCGAATTGCCGCCTCAAGCCGCCGACGCCCCGGCGCCCCGGCGCCACGCGCCGACGATCAAGCAACTGGCGGCGCTCGACGGGCCGGCCTACGCCCTGTTCGCCGCCGAGGGTCGGTCCCTCGCCCGCGCAACGGGGGACTACGCTCAACTCATCGGCGACCTGTTTCTGCGGATGCTGAAGATGGTGTCGGTGCCGTTGATCATCGTGTCGCTCGTGTCCGGAGTCGTGGGACTGGGACACGCCGAGTCGCTCGGCCGGATGTTCGGCCGCACGATGCTGTACTACGCGTCGACCAGCCTGATCGCGATCTGCGTCGGGCTGGCGATGGTCAACATCATCCGCCCCGGGGTCGGTCGAGCCCTGCAGGCGGTCGAGGCGGTCGAGGCCCCGCAAGGGCAAAGTCTCGCCGCCGTGCTGTACGAGCAGCTTCTCGCACTGATCCCCGAGAACCCCTTTGCCGCAGCCGCACAGGGACAGTTTCTGTCGATCATCGCGTTCAGCCTGCTGTTCGGCGTCTGCACGATCCTCGTCGGGGGGAAGTCGGCCGAGCGGATTCGCGAACTGATCGACGCCGCGTTCGAAGTGATGATGAAGATCACGATGCTCATCATTGCGCTCGCGCCCTTCGGGGTGTTCTTCCTCATGCTCTCGGCGACCGCCACCGAGGGGAGCGCCATCTTCGGCTCGCTCGGCTGGTATATGCTGACGGTCGCTCTGGCCCTGGGGTTCCACGCGGGGGTCGTGCTGCCGGCGATCCTCAAGTTCGTCGCCAAACGCAACCCTCGTGAGTTCGCCCAGGCGATGAGCCCCGCCTTGTTCACCGCGTTCAGTTCGGCCAGCAGCAACGGCACGCTCCCCTTGACCCTAAACTGCGTCGAGCAGCGTGCCGGAGTCAGCAACCGAGTCGGGGCGTTCGTGCTCCCCTTGGGGGCGACGATCAACATGGACGGCACCGCGCTGTACGAGGCGGTGGCCGTGCTGTTCATCGCCCAGATGACGGGGCACGACCTGTCGCTCGCTCAGCAGGCGATCGTCGCGCTCACGGCGCTGCTTGCCAGCATCGGGGCTGCGGGCATTCCTCACGCGGGGCTGGTGATGATGGTCATCATCCTGCAGGCGGTCGGCCTCCCCGCCGAGAGCCAGGGCCTGATCATCGCGGTGGACCGCGTGCTCGACATGGCCCGGACGATGGTCAACGTCTGGAGCGATTCCTGCGGCTGCGCGGTGATCGCCCGCTTTGAGGAGGCTCCCCGTCCGGCGTAA
- a CDS encoding tetratricopeptide repeat protein, giving the protein MFALRRLWFAVALSCPLAAAPAWAEGPGQEDLDEALREKITAEDLRDVNRVIDLLQSAVDKGLDDESLTFADQMLAETLMQRATQLMAAIDRVAPAEQADPRIQQVRGMAVSDLRRILAATNPPGSARLMLGKLQAGPGGDPHEAKRILTDYVKDETAPADDRAIAYALRAQLQSDPARRLADMDQAIELEPENPRFRLARAALLRQDKNLDQALADVATVLADNPDELAAYLLQSEILREQQKYDDALAVLEKATIAVPDSPVPYQQRGEIFRQQGETAKAIEEFGKVLTMAPDSLLTLIHRAEANLSEENFAAAMADVDATLAKQPGLIAALRLRCQILAAEDKLAEAIAEMEKLVAAAPNQPELQMQLALYSVIAKQPRRAIAAYDAVLATDPDNYLARRSRGDAYLNVGEHAPAVDDFNKALEIEPHDPALLNNLAWVLATSPDDEVRDGKRAVELAEQACKLTDYKAAHILSTLAAAYAEAGDFAQAKEWSKKAVELGDEDYDGQLAKELASYEAGKPWRERQDLEAEAAAESAEEKPSAEAPSAGAESSEVQPDDPATTDDQATPPGGVAAGNEAK; this is encoded by the coding sequence ATGTTCGCTTTGCGTCGCTTGTGGTTCGCGGTGGCCTTGTCCTGCCCCCTGGCTGCGGCCCCCGCTTGGGCCGAGGGCCCTGGGCAGGAGGATCTCGACGAGGCCCTCCGCGAGAAGATCACCGCCGAGGACCTCCGCGACGTCAATCGCGTCATCGATCTGTTGCAGTCCGCCGTCGACAAAGGGCTCGACGACGAAAGCCTGACGTTCGCCGATCAGATGCTCGCCGAGACCCTCATGCAGCGGGCCACGCAGCTCATGGCGGCGATCGACCGCGTGGCCCCGGCCGAGCAGGCCGACCCGCGAATTCAGCAAGTCCGAGGGATGGCGGTCTCCGACCTGCGGCGCATCCTGGCCGCGACGAACCCGCCCGGCTCTGCGCGGCTGATGCTCGGCAAGCTGCAGGCCGGCCCGGGCGGCGATCCCCACGAGGCGAAGCGAATTCTCACCGACTACGTCAAGGACGAAACCGCCCCGGCCGACGATCGCGCGATCGCCTACGCCCTGCGAGCCCAGTTGCAAAGCGATCCGGCGCGACGACTGGCCGACATGGATCAGGCGATCGAGCTGGAACCGGAGAACCCGCGGTTCCGACTGGCCCGGGCCGCGCTCTTGCGGCAGGACAAGAATCTCGACCAAGCGCTCGCCGACGTGGCGACCGTGCTGGCCGACAACCCGGACGAACTGGCGGCCTATCTGCTGCAAAGCGAAATCCTGCGCGAGCAGCAGAAGTACGACGACGCGCTGGCGGTGCTCGAGAAGGCGACGATCGCCGTCCCCGATTCGCCCGTGCCGTATCAGCAGCGGGGCGAGATTTTTCGGCAGCAGGGCGAGACGGCCAAGGCGATCGAGGAGTTCGGCAAGGTGCTGACGATGGCGCCCGACTCGCTGTTGACGCTCATCCATCGGGCCGAGGCGAACTTGAGCGAGGAGAACTTCGCCGCCGCGATGGCCGACGTCGACGCGACGCTCGCCAAGCAACCGGGCCTGATCGCGGCGCTGCGCCTGCGGTGCCAGATTCTGGCCGCCGAGGATAAGCTCGCCGAGGCGATCGCCGAGATGGAGAAGCTGGTCGCCGCGGCCCCGAACCAGCCTGAACTGCAAATGCAGCTCGCCCTCTACAGCGTCATCGCCAAACAGCCGCGGCGAGCGATCGCCGCTTACGACGCGGTGCTTGCGACCGATCCCGACAACTACCTCGCCCGCCGCAGCCGGGGGGACGCCTATCTCAACGTCGGCGAGCACGCCCCGGCCGTCGACGACTTCAACAAAGCGCTTGAGATCGAGCCGCACGACCCTGCGCTGCTCAACAATCTCGCCTGGGTGCTGGCCACCTCGCCCGACGACGAGGTGCGCGACGGCAAGCGGGCGGTCGAACTGGCCGAACAAGCGTGCAAACTGACCGATTACAAGGCGGCTCACATCCTCAGCACCCTGGCCGCCGCGTATGCCGAGGCGGGAGATTTCGCCCAGGCGAAAGAGTGGTCCAAGAAGGCGGTCGAACTGGGGGACGAGGACTACGACGGCCAGCTCGCCAAGGAACTTGCCAGTTACGAGGCCGGCAAGCCGTGGCGCGAGCGGCAAGACCTGGAAGCGGAAGCCGCCGCCGAGTCCGCCGAGGAAAAGCCCTCCGCCGAGGCTCCGTCCGCCGGCGCGGAATCGTCGGAAGTGCAACCTGACGATCCGGCGACGACCGACGACCAAGCAACCCCGCCCGGAGGAGTCGCTGCGGGGAACGAGGCCAAGTAA
- a CDS encoding ATP-dependent Clp protease proteolytic subunit — MAHDDDRLPEIAIVGDLTENESELTERILDVEPGGECLIYFDSPGGSPYCAMSLMTLIRLRGLQATGIVTGECSSAALWPYAACKRRLVTPCSVMLFHPMRWQSEENVGLAEAAEWARHFGSLEKEMDKLLADLFGASYESVDQWINPGRYVSGPELAEAGLAEMVGFDQLSSVLASIRPSANGKPRGKSPARVAAN, encoded by the coding sequence ATGGCTCACGACGACGACCGCCTGCCCGAGATCGCCATCGTCGGCGATCTCACCGAGAACGAATCGGAACTGACCGAGCGGATCCTCGACGTGGAACCGGGGGGAGAGTGCCTCATCTACTTCGACTCGCCGGGGGGGAGCCCCTACTGTGCGATGTCGCTGATGACGCTCATCCGCCTGCGCGGTTTGCAGGCCACGGGGATCGTCACGGGCGAGTGCTCCTCGGCCGCGCTTTGGCCGTACGCCGCCTGCAAGCGCCGGCTGGTCACCCCGTGCAGCGTCATGCTGTTCCACCCCATGCGGTGGCAGAGCGAAGAGAACGTCGGTCTGGCCGAGGCCGCCGAGTGGGCTCGCCACTTCGGCTCGCTCGAAAAAGAAATGGACAAGCTGCTGGCCGACCTCTTCGGCGCCAGCTACGAGTCGGTCGACCAATGGATCAACCCGGGTCGTTACGTCTCGGGTCCCGAACTCGCTGAAGCCGGTTTGGCCGAGATGGTGGGATTCGACCAACTGTCGTCGGTGCTCGCCTCGATCCGCCCGTCGGCCAACGGGAAGCCGCGCGGCAAGTCCCCCGCGCGCGTCGCCGCCAACTGA
- a CDS encoding UbiD family decarboxylase encodes MGYRNLRECVDDLARHGQLLRIDAPVDARLEAAAIHRRVHAAEGPALLFANVVGCRFPMVSNLFGTWDRTRLMFRDSLAAVERLVTLKARPQQALRAPWKYWRAPLDAVTMLPRYVRSGPVLERQVRLSELPQLVSWPRDGGPFVTLPVVYTEDVREPGLRRSNLGMYRVQLAGPHYEPDREVGLHYQIHRGIGVHHAAAIEANQPFRVNVHVGGPPAMAVAAVMPCPEGMSELAFAGALSRRRTRMIRRPGGIAVHADSDFCITGIVDPERLVPEGPFGDHLGYYSLAHPFPVLRVEQVMCRRDAIWPFTVVGRPPQEDTLFGRLIHELTGPLIPTVLPGVHQVNAVDAAGVHPLLLAIGSERYMPFLERVAPQELLTQACAILGQGQLSLAKFLLIAARNDDPRLDAGDEGAFLAHVLRRADWSRDLHFHTHTTIDTLDYSGAGLNAGSKVVIAAAGPPRYELAERIPNDLRLPEGFANPRVALPGVLAIEGPRCPAPTFDYDESVRARTAGREQVAAPMRRFCESFTAESSVNAFRLVVIVDDSQFVSESLGNWLWTTFTRANPADDLWGIDALTSEKHWGCRGALVIDARVKPHHAPVLAEDPATTRRVEELAAPGGPLHGLF; translated from the coding sequence ATGGGTTATCGCAATCTCCGCGAGTGCGTCGACGACCTCGCTCGACATGGCCAACTGCTGCGGATCGACGCCCCCGTCGACGCGCGGCTCGAAGCGGCGGCGATCCATCGCCGCGTTCACGCCGCGGAGGGGCCGGCGTTGTTGTTCGCCAATGTCGTCGGCTGTCGGTTCCCCATGGTCAGCAACCTGTTCGGAACCTGGGACCGCACGCGGCTCATGTTTCGCGACTCGCTGGCTGCGGTCGAGCGGTTGGTGACGCTCAAGGCGAGGCCGCAACAAGCGTTGCGGGCGCCGTGGAAATACTGGCGGGCGCCGCTCGATGCCGTCACGATGCTCCCCCGTTACGTTCGCAGCGGGCCGGTGCTCGAACGCCAAGTGCGGCTCAGCGAACTGCCGCAACTGGTCAGCTGGCCCCGCGACGGGGGACCGTTCGTCACGCTGCCGGTCGTGTACACCGAAGACGTTCGCGAGCCGGGCCTGCGGCGCTCCAACCTGGGGATGTATCGGGTGCAGCTTGCCGGGCCGCACTACGAGCCTGATCGCGAGGTCGGGCTTCACTATCAAATCCACCGCGGCATCGGAGTTCACCACGCGGCAGCGATCGAAGCGAACCAGCCGTTCCGCGTGAACGTGCATGTCGGCGGGCCGCCGGCGATGGCGGTCGCCGCGGTGATGCCGTGCCCCGAGGGGATGAGCGAGCTGGCCTTCGCCGGGGCGCTGTCGCGTCGCCGCACGCGAATGATCCGACGCCCGGGAGGCATCGCCGTCCATGCCGACAGCGACTTCTGCATCACGGGGATCGTCGACCCCGAGCGGCTCGTCCCCGAAGGGCCGTTCGGCGATCATTTGGGATACTACAGCCTCGCCCATCCGTTTCCGGTGCTGCGGGTCGAGCAGGTCATGTGCCGACGCGACGCGATCTGGCCGTTCACCGTCGTGGGTCGCCCGCCGCAGGAAGACACGCTGTTCGGCCGGCTCATCCACGAGCTGACGGGGCCGCTCATTCCCACGGTGTTGCCCGGGGTGCACCAAGTGAACGCGGTCGACGCGGCGGGAGTTCATCCGCTGCTGCTGGCGATCGGCAGCGAGCGGTACATGCCGTTCTTGGAACGCGTCGCGCCGCAGGAGTTGCTCACCCAGGCGTGCGCGATCTTGGGGCAGGGACAGTTGTCGCTCGCCAAGTTCCTGCTGATCGCCGCCCGGAACGACGACCCGCGGCTTGACGCGGGGGACGAGGGAGCGTTTCTGGCCCATGTGCTGCGGCGAGCCGATTGGAGCCGCGATCTCCACTTCCACACGCACACGACGATCGACACGCTGGACTATTCGGGCGCCGGTCTCAATGCGGGGTCGAAAGTGGTGATCGCCGCTGCGGGACCGCCGCGGTACGAACTGGCGGAGCGGATCCCGAACGACTTGCGCTTGCCGGAGGGGTTCGCCAACCCGCGCGTCGCGCTCCCCGGGGTGTTGGCGATCGAAGGACCGAGGTGCCCGGCGCCGACGTTCGACTACGACGAATCGGTCCGCGCCCGCACCGCCGGCCGCGAGCAAGTCGCGGCGCCGATGCGGCGGTTTTGCGAGTCGTTCACGGCGGAGAGTTCAGTGAACGCTTTTCGCTTGGTCGTGATCGTCGACGACAGCCAGTTCGTCAGCGAGTCGCTGGGGAACTGGCTGTGGACGACGTTCACGCGCGCCAATCCCGCGGACGACCTGTGGGGAATCGACGCGCTGACGAGCGAGAAGCACTGGGGTTGCCGGGGGGCGCTGGTGATCGACGCCCGGGTGAAACCGCACCACGCACCGGTCCTGGCGGAAGACCCTGCGACGACGCGCCGCGTGGAAGAGTTGGCCGCTCCGGGGGGGCCGTTGCACGGACTGTTTTAG